A portion of the Algisphaera agarilytica genome contains these proteins:
- a CDS encoding NAD(P)H-hydrate epimerase produces the protein MEQDMYDNDSPIRLTRQQSRAVDRYAIEELGIPGVVLMENAGINAAGAVFDLLRDAFEFEVDEENARIAIVCGGGNNGGDGYVVARQLKCWGMSPVVYAVKPVGELTGDAKVMADAWVSVGGSVVEASEEAAVERVSGEWQVAHVVVDALLGTGYGVEKGGLRGATAAAVRAMAGLVEEDSDGGAEFRGRIVSLDVPSGMDADTGEVAGGTGGGASGGAVRADQTITFVAEKVGFGVAGAEKWLGRVVTADIGLPWDVVEAALAGLEGGPGGGA, from the coding sequence ATGGAACAAGACATGTACGACAATGATAGTCCGATTCGCCTGACCCGCCAGCAGTCGCGAGCGGTGGATCGATACGCGATCGAGGAACTCGGGATCCCGGGCGTGGTGCTGATGGAGAACGCGGGGATCAACGCGGCGGGAGCGGTGTTCGATCTGCTGCGGGACGCGTTTGAGTTTGAGGTGGACGAGGAGAACGCGCGGATCGCCATCGTGTGTGGCGGCGGGAACAACGGCGGGGACGGGTATGTGGTGGCGCGGCAGCTGAAGTGTTGGGGGATGTCGCCGGTGGTATACGCGGTGAAGCCAGTGGGGGAGCTGACGGGCGATGCGAAGGTGATGGCGGACGCGTGGGTTAGTGTGGGCGGGTCGGTGGTGGAGGCGTCGGAGGAGGCCGCGGTCGAGCGGGTTTCTGGAGAGTGGCAAGTGGCTCACGTGGTGGTGGATGCGCTGCTGGGCACGGGGTACGGCGTTGAGAAGGGCGGCCTGCGGGGCGCGACGGCCGCGGCGGTGCGGGCGATGGCGGGGTTGGTGGAGGAGGATTCGGACGGCGGGGCGGAGTTCCGTGGGCGGATCGTGTCGCTGGATGTGCCCTCGGGGATGGACGCGGACACCGGCGAGGTGGCGGGTGGTACGGGTGGAGGAGCTTCCGGGGGAGCGGTGCGGGCAGACCAGACCATCACGTTCGTGGCCGAGAAGGTGGGATTTGGGGTGGCGGGAGCCGAAAAGTGGCTCGGTCGGGTGGTGACGGCGGATATCGGGCTGCCGTGGGATGTGGTCGAGGCGGCCTTGGCGGGGCTGGAGGGCGGCCCGGGAGGTGGGGCTTGA
- a CDS encoding sigma-54-dependent transcriptional regulator — protein MTPPDSTPDAPEAITAQVLVIDDEPDHAEVMAEALRRLGHVCTLVHSLDDAKDELAHGNFDLVVTDLKMDAEDDGMNVLAAARSTQPNAETVMVTAHGDVPTAKAAIKGGAFDFIEKPLDLDVFRTLCSNAINTVFLRAQNDDLRARLDDQYGFEGIIGNSPPIRQLIATMKQIAPSPIPVLITGESGTGKELVAQAIHNNSKRAKRQFAPLNCAGLSESILEDELFGHVRGAFTGAEKDRQGRFEYANHGTLFLDEVGDMPKSMQAKLLRVLQSGEVVRVGSNEPRIVDVRLVSATNHDLAERVKEGEFREDLYFRIKGVELKLPALRERREDIPLLTRHFVSRYANEMEKEVPAIAEDVQMTLMQYDWPGNVRQLMNVIQNMVVIADGDTLEPRHLPPEVSQATAGGEGDASAPINTGGMSLDQLEKQAIRDTLRTTGGNREQAAKMLGIGERTLYRKLKEYGLK, from the coding sequence ATGACCCCTCCCGATTCCACCCCCGACGCCCCCGAAGCCATCACCGCCCAGGTCCTGGTCATCGACGACGAGCCCGACCACGCCGAGGTCATGGCCGAGGCGTTGCGCCGCCTCGGCCACGTCTGCACGCTCGTCCACTCCCTCGACGACGCCAAGGACGAACTCGCCCACGGCAACTTCGACCTCGTCGTCACCGACCTCAAGATGGACGCCGAGGACGACGGCATGAACGTCCTTGCCGCCGCCCGCTCCACCCAGCCCAACGCCGAGACCGTCATGGTCACCGCCCACGGCGACGTCCCCACCGCCAAGGCCGCCATCAAGGGCGGCGCCTTCGACTTCATCGAAAAACCCCTCGACCTCGACGTCTTCCGCACGCTTTGTTCTAACGCGATCAACACCGTCTTCCTCCGCGCCCAGAACGACGACCTCCGCGCCCGCCTCGACGACCAGTACGGCTTCGAGGGCATCATCGGCAACTCCCCGCCCATCCGTCAGCTCATCGCCACGATGAAGCAGATCGCCCCCAGCCCCATTCCCGTGCTCATCACCGGCGAATCCGGCACCGGCAAAGAACTCGTCGCCCAGGCCATCCACAACAACTCCAAACGCGCCAAGCGCCAGTTCGCCCCGCTCAACTGCGCGGGCTTGTCGGAGTCCATCCTCGAAGACGAACTCTTCGGCCACGTCCGCGGCGCGTTCACCGGCGCCGAGAAAGACCGCCAGGGCCGATTCGAATACGCCAACCACGGCACGCTCTTCCTCGACGAAGTCGGCGACATGCCCAAGAGCATGCAGGCCAAGCTCCTCCGCGTCCTCCAGTCCGGCGAGGTCGTCCGCGTCGGTTCCAACGAGCCGCGCATCGTCGACGTCCGCCTCGTCAGCGCGACCAACCACGACCTTGCCGAGCGGGTCAAAGAGGGCGAGTTCCGCGAGGACCTGTACTTCCGCATCAAGGGCGTCGAGCTCAAGCTGCCCGCCCTGCGCGAACGCCGGGAAGACATCCCGCTGCTGACCCGCCATTTTGTGTCACGCTACGCGAACGAGATGGAAAAGGAAGTCCCCGCGATCGCCGAGGACGTGCAGATGACCTTGATGCAGTACGACTGGCCCGGCAATGTCCGCCAGCTCATGAACGTCATCCAGAACATGGTCGTCATCGCCGACGGCGACACCCTCGAGCCCCGCCACCTCCCCCCGGAAGTGTCGCAAGCGACGGCCGGCGGCGAAGGCGACGCGTCCGCCCCGATCAACACCGGCGGCATGTCGCTCGACCAACTCGAAAAACAAGCCATCCGCGACACCCTCCGCACCACCGGCGGCAACCGCGAACAAGCCGCCAAAATGCTCGGCATCGGCGAACGCACGCTCTACCGGAAGCTCAAAGAGTACGGATTGAAGTGA
- a CDS encoding menaquinone biosynthetic enzyme MqnA/MqnD family protein: MVDAESTPNSKRIGCVSYLNAKPLIHGLPAEAGELQLEVPSRLIGRLLSGEVDLALCSVVDHFFHPEATRLVPVGGIACEGPTLTVRLFSRVPMEKLTKIHADTDSHTSVLLLRVLLHDLYGLTPELVHYDTRAQLAGQTPVDPAHPPEAMLLIGDKVVTNAPPATVYPYQLDLGAAWHDLTDRPFVFATWLAKADGELGELPTVLSETLKANLGRLDEIVQTYAATHGWPADMAAEYLGNILRFEVGERELDAIAHFRGRLESLGLIESLDVSDTKRVSSES, from the coding sequence ATGGTAGACGCCGAATCGACCCCCAACTCGAAACGCATCGGCTGCGTGTCGTACCTCAACGCCAAGCCGCTTATTCACGGGCTGCCGGCGGAGGCGGGCGAGCTGCAGCTGGAGGTGCCGTCGCGGCTGATCGGGCGGCTCTTGTCCGGGGAAGTCGACCTGGCGTTGTGCTCGGTGGTGGACCATTTTTTCCATCCCGAGGCGACACGGCTGGTGCCGGTGGGCGGGATCGCGTGTGAGGGGCCGACGCTGACGGTGCGTTTGTTCAGCCGGGTGCCGATGGAGAAACTGACGAAGATCCACGCGGACACGGACAGCCATACGTCCGTGTTGCTGCTGCGGGTGTTGCTGCATGATCTTTACGGGCTGACGCCCGAGCTGGTGCACTACGACACGCGGGCCCAGCTCGCGGGGCAGACGCCCGTGGACCCGGCGCACCCGCCCGAGGCGATGCTGCTAATCGGCGACAAGGTGGTGACGAACGCGCCGCCGGCGACGGTGTACCCATATCAGCTGGATTTGGGCGCGGCGTGGCATGACCTCACAGATCGGCCGTTCGTGTTTGCGACTTGGCTGGCGAAAGCGGACGGCGAGCTCGGCGAGTTGCCGACGGTGTTGAGTGAGACGCTCAAAGCGAACCTCGGGCGGCTGGATGAGATTGTGCAGACCTACGCGGCGACGCACGGTTGGCCGGCGGACATGGCGGCGGAGTATCTCGGGAACATTCTTCGGTTTGAAGTTGGCGAGCGGGAGTTGGACGCGATCGCGCATTTCCGCGGGCGTCTGGAGTCATTGGGGTTGATTGAATCATTGGATGTGTCGGACACGAAACGCGTTTCGAGTGAGTCGTGA
- the ispF gene encoding 2-C-methyl-D-erythritol 2,4-cyclodiphosphate synthase, producing the protein MVQTLVFFGSAARHAFRRIPISRHPRIGHGFDLHRLEEGLPLIVGGVELEHDRGCAAHSDGDVVYHAVTDAILGALGLDDIGQLFPDNDPQWKGADSSVFVREAVLRMDGAGYDIGNLDITVILQKPKLSPHKAAMHANLAELLHCEASRINLKGKTHEKVDALGENRAIACHVVVLLVPTES; encoded by the coding sequence ATGGTTCAGACGCTCGTTTTCTTTGGCAGTGCTGCTAGACACGCGTTCAGGAGAATTCCAATCAGTAGACATCCCCGAATCGGCCACGGCTTTGATCTGCACCGCCTTGAAGAAGGCTTGCCCCTTATCGTCGGTGGCGTTGAGCTGGAACACGACCGCGGGTGTGCTGCGCATTCGGATGGGGATGTGGTTTATCACGCGGTAACGGATGCGATCCTCGGGGCGCTCGGGCTGGACGACATCGGGCAGCTCTTTCCCGACAACGACCCGCAGTGGAAGGGCGCCGACTCGTCGGTGTTTGTCCGCGAAGCGGTGCTGCGGATGGACGGGGCGGGGTATGACATCGGCAATCTCGACATCACGGTCATCCTGCAGAAACCCAAGCTCAGCCCCCACAAAGCCGCGATGCACGCCAACCTCGCCGAGCTGTTGCATTGCGAGGCGTCGCGCATCAACCTCAAGGGCAAGACCCACGAGAAGGTGGATGCCCTGGGTGAAAACCGTGCGATCGCGTGTCACGTCGTGGTGTTGCTCGTCCCCACCGAATCCTAA
- a CDS encoding sulfotransferase domain-containing protein, with amino-acid sequence MNASETTAQSGDAVSESAPAHRKPDFLGLGGMRCGSTTLWEMLRVQPDVFLPEQKELHYFDNKDGLWDRGVGAYLDYFDGAKADQVCGEITPEYLSVDFCTQRMKDLVPDARLLVVLRDPVSRAWSHYRMSVGWGAETLPYEKALRMEDQRLVAAGRGPEGIEANVSFSYLERGRYVEHLVRLEQAFSREQLLVLMLPDFRSDRPGVMRRVREHLGLPAEPPGGELQRPPETTNALGPMCKNLKLNRTIQRLYPAARGGDTVLHKATRKGLDAVKRMNTLSENPKPSEAANAWLREYYAPFDAELEQWLGHPVPWRA; translated from the coding sequence ATGAACGCTTCTGAGACGACAGCCCAATCCGGTGATGCGGTGTCCGAATCCGCGCCTGCCCATCGCAAGCCCGATTTTCTCGGACTCGGCGGGATGCGGTGTGGGTCGACGACGCTGTGGGAGATGCTGCGGGTGCAGCCGGATGTGTTTTTACCCGAGCAGAAAGAGCTGCATTACTTCGATAACAAGGACGGGCTGTGGGATCGGGGCGTCGGGGCGTACCTGGATTACTTCGACGGCGCGAAGGCGGATCAGGTCTGCGGCGAGATCACGCCGGAGTATCTGTCGGTGGATTTCTGCACGCAGCGGATGAAGGACCTCGTGCCGGACGCCCGGCTGCTGGTGGTGCTGCGTGACCCGGTGTCGCGGGCATGGTCGCACTACCGGATGAGCGTGGGCTGGGGGGCGGAGACGCTGCCTTACGAGAAGGCGCTGCGGATGGAAGACCAGCGGCTTGTTGCGGCGGGGCGGGGGCCCGAGGGCATCGAAGCGAACGTGTCGTTTTCGTATCTGGAGCGTGGCCGGTACGTCGAGCATTTGGTACGGCTGGAGCAGGCGTTTAGCCGGGAGCAGTTGTTGGTGCTGATGCTGCCGGATTTTCGGAGTGATCGGCCGGGCGTGATGCGTCGGGTGCGTGAACACCTGGGGTTGCCCGCCGAGCCGCCGGGCGGTGAGTTGCAGCGTCCGCCGGAGACGACCAACGCGCTGGGCCCGATGTGCAAGAACCTGAAACTGAACCGCACGATCCAACGGCTGTATCCCGCGGCCCGGGGCGGGGACACGGTGCTGCACAAGGCGACCCGGAAGGGGCTGGACGCGGTGAAGCGGATGAACACGCTGTCCGAAAACCCCAAGCCCAGCGAGGCGGCGAACGCCTGGCTGCGGGAGTACTACGCCCCGTTCGACGCGGAACTGGAGCAGTGGTTGGGGCACCCGGTGCCTTGGCGGGCGTAG
- a CDS encoding lipoyl synthase, whose product MNISLSNMVLDNQTHASVPGSGGKASGDGSGGGIEFIRKKKPDWLRAPLPGGPGYGETRSLVDKYQLHTVCESAKCPNLGECWARGTATMMILGDVCTRACGFCNIKTGRPPEYDLDEPRRVGEAAALMRLKHIVITSVNRDELPDGGAEIWAETIREIRRHSPGTQIEVLIPDFCGDWDALQIVLDERPEILNHNMESVKRLYKVVRPQAIYERSIELLRRAKAQGLTVKTGIMVGIGEREEEIEELIRDVTEGTRVTGVASDNPATNIDPFAVPDPNRNLPEGTTLERTVTGELKPALGEKLRRGGYLVQQTTNPYWKHDTPAKPQAAFAEARAAEVGYPHATYPGVHETCDILTIGQYLQPTRNHLPISRWVTPAEFVEYKRLAEEIGFRHCESGPLVRSSYHADEQVLQMEDVAGRS is encoded by the coding sequence GTGAATATCTCACTCTCCAACATGGTGCTGGACAACCAGACCCACGCCTCGGTCCCCGGCAGCGGCGGCAAAGCCTCGGGCGACGGTTCCGGGGGCGGCATCGAGTTCATCCGCAAGAAGAAGCCCGACTGGCTCCGCGCCCCGCTCCCCGGCGGGCCCGGCTACGGCGAGACCCGAAGCCTCGTCGACAAATACCAGCTCCACACCGTCTGCGAATCCGCCAAGTGCCCCAACCTCGGCGAGTGCTGGGCCCGCGGCACCGCGACGATGATGATCCTCGGCGACGTCTGCACCCGAGCCTGCGGCTTCTGCAACATCAAGACCGGCCGGCCCCCGGAGTACGACCTCGACGAGCCGCGCCGCGTCGGCGAAGCGGCGGCACTGATGCGCCTCAAGCACATCGTCATCACCAGTGTGAACCGCGACGAGCTGCCGGATGGCGGGGCGGAGATCTGGGCGGAGACCATCCGCGAGATCCGTCGACACTCGCCCGGCACACAGATCGAGGTGCTCATCCCCGACTTCTGCGGCGACTGGGATGCGCTGCAGATCGTGCTGGACGAACGGCCCGAGATCCTGAATCACAACATGGAATCGGTGAAGCGGCTGTATAAGGTTGTCCGGCCGCAAGCGATTTACGAACGCTCGATCGAGCTGCTCCGCCGGGCGAAGGCCCAGGGCCTGACCGTCAAGACCGGCATCATGGTCGGCATCGGCGAACGCGAAGAAGAGATCGAAGAACTCATCCGCGACGTCACCGAAGGCACCCGCGTCACGGGCGTCGCTTCGGACAACCCCGCGACGAACATCGACCCGTTCGCCGTCCCCGACCCGAACCGCAACCTACCCGAAGGCACCACGCTCGAGCGCACCGTGACCGGCGAGCTCAAGCCCGCCCTCGGTGAGAAGCTCCGCCGCGGCGGGTACCTCGTGCAGCAGACGACCAACCCGTATTGGAAGCATGACACGCCCGCTAAGCCGCAAGCGGCTTTTGCCGAAGCGCGTGCCGCCGAGGTTGGGTATCCCCACGCGACCTACCCCGGCGTCCACGAGACGTGCGACATCCTCACCATCGGCCAGTACCTCCAGCCGACGCGGAACCACCTGCCCATCTCCCGCTGGGTCACGCCCGCCGAGTTTGTCGAGTACAAACGCCTCGCCGAGGAGATCGGCTTCCGCCACTGCGAGTCCGGCCCGCTGGTGCGTTCGTCGTATCACGCCGATGAGCAGGTCCTGCAGATGGAAGACGTGGCTGGCCGATCTTGA
- a CDS encoding single-stranded DNA-binding protein has translation MASYNRVILMGNLTRDPEVRYLPNNTAVVDLGLAVNDRYQDKQSGEWVDRPNFIDCTAFGKSAESIGKFFTKGRPILVEGKLRFEQWEDRQSGQKRSKLKVVIDQWNFCDSRGGGEGGGGGGYGGGQQGGGRSYGNQGGGQQGGGNYGGGGGAPQHQPIEEDDIPF, from the coding sequence ATGGCCAGCTACAACCGCGTCATCCTGATGGGCAACCTCACCCGCGACCCCGAGGTGCGCTACCTGCCCAACAACACGGCGGTGGTGGACCTGGGCCTGGCGGTCAACGACCGCTACCAGGACAAGCAGTCCGGCGAGTGGGTCGATCGGCCAAACTTCATCGACTGCACCGCGTTCGGCAAGAGCGCCGAGTCGATCGGCAAGTTCTTCACCAAGGGTCGCCCGATCCTGGTCGAAGGCAAGCTGCGGTTCGAGCAGTGGGAAGACCGCCAGTCGGGCCAGAAGCGTTCGAAGCTGAAGGTGGTCATCGACCAGTGGAACTTCTGCGACAGCCGCGGAGGCGGCGAAGGCGGAGGCGGCGGTGGTTACGGCGGCGGCCAACAGGGCGGCGGCCGGAGCTACGGCAACCAGGGCGGCGGCCAGCAAGGCGGCGGCAACTACGGCGGCGGCGGTGGAGCCCCCCAGCACCAGCCGATCGAGGAAGACGACATCCCGTTCTGA
- the rplI gene encoding 50S ribosomal protein L9 yields MKTIELLLLETVDNLGIVGDVVKVKPGFARNYLLPHGIAVPPTPEMVEELAAKRAEEAARLAKLAEEQKAMVEKLEGFELTVERSANENGLLYGGVSQHEIALALQAEGFAIDDRHVRIGDQIKRLDAYDIPIVLNKELKTEIKLWVVSDDPSVQAVEEDEPAEEQAEGGEEAVAEGEESAEAVTADAE; encoded by the coding sequence ATGAAAACCATTGAACTCCTGCTCCTCGAAACCGTGGACAACCTCGGCATCGTGGGCGACGTCGTGAAGGTGAAGCCCGGCTTCGCCCGCAACTACCTCCTGCCCCACGGCATCGCGGTGCCCCCGACCCCCGAGATGGTCGAAGAACTCGCCGCCAAGCGTGCCGAAGAAGCCGCCCGCCTCGCCAAGCTGGCTGAAGAGCAAAAAGCCATGGTCGAGAAGCTCGAAGGCTTCGAGCTGACCGTCGAACGCTCGGCCAACGAGAACGGCCTGCTCTACGGCGGCGTCTCGCAGCACGAGATCGCCCTTGCCCTGCAAGCCGAAGGCTTCGCCATCGACGACCGCCACGTCCGCATCGGCGACCAGATCAAGCGTCTGGACGCGTACGACATTCCGATCGTGCTCAACAAGGAACTGAAGACCGAGATCAAGCTCTGGGTCGTCAGCGATGACCCGTCGGTCCAAGCGGTTGAAGAAGACGAGCCCGCCGAAGAGCAAGCCGAGGGTGGCGAAGAAGCCGTTGCCGAAGGTGAAGAGTCGGCCGAGGCAGTTACCGCCGACGCGGAATAA
- a CDS encoding DUF1963 domain-containing protein, with protein sequence MPTSHRLSFRPAKKPISELIDKFGGQPVWLEQPEWPLSRSTGKPMQFIGQFSLQRIEGYQGTAQFAYLFMSDDGDEYIDGTWEPEGGENCLLLQPGNIASVTTNPIENGPGLYAMKKKFGRKRLSPVSCEFHVDHTSISEPEFLSQDQLLKMDDADGDRYVDATSGNKIGGVPGFLQNDEFPSEPAIDWLLALQLDSGSVPFHINFGDAGIGYAFVKADGSDARFLWQCC encoded by the coding sequence ATGCCGACATCACACCGACTATCGTTTCGCCCTGCTAAGAAACCAATCTCAGAATTAATCGATAAGTTTGGGGGGCAGCCGGTCTGGCTGGAACAGCCCGAGTGGCCACTTAGCCGTTCCACCGGGAAGCCGATGCAATTTATCGGGCAGTTCAGTTTGCAGCGAATCGAAGGCTACCAAGGCACAGCGCAATTCGCCTATCTCTTTATGAGTGATGATGGTGATGAATACATTGATGGGACTTGGGAGCCCGAGGGTGGCGAAAACTGCCTGTTGCTTCAGCCAGGGAATATTGCTTCGGTTACCACCAATCCAATTGAGAATGGGCCAGGTCTCTATGCCATGAAAAAGAAATTTGGCCGAAAGCGACTCTCGCCTGTTTCGTGTGAGTTCCACGTTGATCACACTTCGATATCCGAGCCCGAATTTCTGTCTCAAGATCAGTTATTGAAAATGGATGACGCCGACGGCGACCGATACGTCGATGCGACATCTGGTAATAAGATTGGAGGGGTTCCGGGATTCTTGCAGAATGATGAGTTTCCTTCGGAGCCAGCCATAGACTGGCTCCTCGCGCTTCAGCTTGATTCTGGCAGCGTCCCTTTTCATATCAATTTCGGGGATGCTGGCATCGGTTACGCTTTCGTGAAGGCCGATGGTTCAGACGCTCGTTTTCTTTGGCAGTGCTGCTAG
- a CDS encoding acetyltransferase, whose translation MIQSANPTPPLVIVGAGDHGTVVADTAQVAGRQVLGHLDDDPSIPNLLAPDDPRLADAQFIVAIGDNATRLAILKRLRAEGRTFTNVIHPSAVISPGATLGESVYVGPLAVVNTHATLGDAVIINSGAVVEHHCTVGPAVHLAPKAALAGRVTVHERTLVGVGAKILPGVTLGQHCIVGAGAVAVTDIPDHTTAIGIPARPC comes from the coding sequence ATGATCCAGTCCGCCAATCCCACCCCGCCGCTCGTCATTGTCGGTGCCGGCGACCACGGCACGGTCGTCGCCGACACCGCCCAGGTCGCGGGCCGACAGGTCCTGGGCCACCTCGACGACGACCCGTCGATCCCCAACCTCCTCGCCCCGGACGACCCCCGCCTGGCCGACGCCCAGTTCATCGTCGCCATCGGCGACAACGCCACCCGGCTGGCCATCCTCAAACGCCTCCGCGCCGAGGGCCGAACGTTCACCAACGTCATCCACCCCTCGGCCGTGATCAGCCCCGGCGCGACCCTCGGCGAAAGCGTCTACGTCGGCCCCCTCGCGGTGGTCAACACCCACGCCACCCTCGGCGACGCGGTCATCATCAACTCCGGTGCCGTGGTCGAGCACCACTGCACCGTCGGCCCCGCGGTCCACCTCGCCCCCAAAGCCGCCCTCGCCGGCCGCGTCACCGTCCACGAACGCACCCTCGTCGGCGTCGGCGCCAAGATCCTGCCCGGCGTCACCCTCGGCCAACACTGCATCGTCGGCGCCGGGGCCGTCGCCGTCACCGACATCCCCGACCACACCACCGCCATCGGCATCCCCGCCCGGCCGTGCTGA
- the rpsF gene encoding 30S ribosomal protein S6, with amino-acid sequence MADNTPKLYEGMFLMSQASVSAGLGNALDIVRGMLDRADAEVLTLAKWEERKLAYPINGHKRGTFLLTLFKVAPTQIANIERDCNLSEDVVRVMMTRADHMGETEIAEALKAAEAAGDAANLEEAEAASAEA; translated from the coding sequence GTGGCTGACAACACCCCCAAACTGTACGAAGGCATGTTCCTGATGAGCCAAGCCTCGGTCTCGGCCGGCCTTGGCAACGCCCTGGACATCGTCCGCGGCATGCTCGATCGTGCCGACGCCGAAGTCCTGACCCTGGCCAAGTGGGAAGAGCGCAAGCTCGCCTACCCCATCAACGGCCACAAGCGCGGCACCTTCCTGCTGACGCTGTTCAAGGTCGCCCCCACCCAGATCGCCAACATCGAGCGTGACTGCAACCTGTCGGAAGACGTCGTCCGCGTGATGATGACCCGCGCCGACCACATGGGCGAAACCGAAATCGCCGAAGCGCTCAAGGCCGCGGAAGCCGCGGGTGATGCCGCGAACCTCGAAGAGGCTGAAGCCGCTTCGGCCGAAGCGTAA
- the dacB gene encoding D-alanyl-D-alanine carboxypeptidase/D-alanyl-D-alanine endopeptidase has translation MALNRLKLLVLNKKYVGLLLGVAMFLAFTGGGAAADESLAASLNTALSQPSKNKSKVSAVVVDVHTGDTLYANRYANDGFIPASNMKLVTSAVALHTYGPEAKFTTTLAVAGDDLLVIGTGDPAFGDAKLAERDGRTPMSVLDDWAMALRNAGIVKIKGDLVVIDTVFDDKLVHPTWSSNNRLQWYGAPVAGVSFNSNCVDFTFVPTSAGKSATILTVPAEGGFVVQGSVKTVGKDGKHNPVLGKRPAPEKGMSVYTVRGNLKQRSGPHPKPVDDPRLFLGEVLKAHFARHGIEIAGHVRLEERVTSEMAQRSRVIATHQTALPDILGRVNTDSQNMMAEALAKLNGWAYELRQGNLRDRGTWIGGHAAAIAFLKSQGIDTVSVVSADGSGLSRDNRVSAAVLARLLETMLRDHEHSEYYLDSLAVSGVRGSFRKRLKSLTGRVFAKTGTINGVSSLSGYVFADNGRIAAFSILHNGPAGGFRQQQDRAVQAISDWLNDQPGVAIEDPDVVEAMRHVGLLAEPVAQ, from the coding sequence ATGGCTCTGAATCGCCTCAAGTTGTTGGTTCTGAACAAGAAGTACGTCGGGCTGTTGCTTGGCGTGGCGATGTTTTTGGCATTCACGGGCGGCGGGGCGGCGGCGGACGAGTCGTTGGCCGCGTCGTTGAACACGGCCCTGAGCCAGCCGTCCAAGAACAAGTCCAAGGTCTCGGCGGTGGTGGTGGATGTGCATACGGGCGACACGCTGTACGCCAACCGTTATGCGAACGATGGGTTCATCCCCGCGAGCAACATGAAGCTCGTGACCTCGGCGGTGGCGCTGCACACCTACGGGCCCGAAGCGAAGTTCACGACGACGCTCGCGGTGGCGGGCGACGACCTCTTGGTCATTGGCACGGGCGACCCGGCGTTTGGCGATGCGAAGTTGGCCGAGCGCGACGGGCGGACGCCGATGTCGGTGCTCGACGACTGGGCGATGGCCTTGCGGAACGCGGGGATCGTGAAGATCAAGGGCGACCTGGTCGTGATCGACACCGTATTCGACGACAAACTCGTGCACCCGACCTGGAGCAGCAACAACCGGCTGCAGTGGTACGGCGCTCCTGTTGCGGGGGTGAGCTTCAACAGCAATTGCGTGGACTTCACGTTCGTGCCGACCTCGGCGGGGAAGTCGGCGACGATCCTGACCGTGCCGGCCGAGGGCGGCTTTGTCGTGCAGGGCAGCGTGAAGACCGTCGGCAAGGACGGCAAGCATAACCCTGTGCTCGGTAAACGCCCCGCGCCCGAGAAGGGCATGAGCGTGTACACCGTGCGGGGCAACCTCAAGCAGAGGTCGGGCCCGCACCCCAAGCCCGTCGACGACCCGCGGCTCTTCCTCGGCGAAGTGCTCAAGGCCCACTTCGCCCGCCACGGCATCGAGATCGCGGGCCACGTCCGCCTCGAAGAGCGTGTGACCTCGGAGATGGCGCAGCGGTCCCGCGTGATCGCGACCCACCAGACAGCGCTGCCCGACATACTCGGCCGGGTGAACACCGACAGCCAGAACATGATGGCCGAGGCGCTCGCCAAGCTGAACGGCTGGGCGTACGAACTGCGGCAGGGCAACCTCCGCGACCGCGGCACGTGGATCGGCGGGCACGCGGCGGCGATCGCGTTTCTCAAGAGCCAGGGCATCGACACGGTCTCGGTCGTCTCGGCCGACGGCTCGGGGCTCTCGCGCGACAACCGCGTCAGTGCCGCGGTGTTGGCCCGGCTGCTCGAAACCATGCTGCGCGACCACGAACACAGTGAGTACTACCTCGACAGCCTCGCGGTCAGCGGCGTGCGCGGGTCGTTCCGCAAGCGGCTGAAGAGCCTGACGGGGCGGGTGTTTGCGAAGACCGGCACGATCAACGGCGTGAGCTCGTTGTCGGGCTACGTCTTCGCGGACAACGGCCGGATCGCGGCGTTCTCCATCCTCCACAACGGCCCGGCGGGTGGCTTCCGCCAACAACAGGACCGGGCGGTGCAGGCGATCTCGGATTGGCTCAACGATCAACCCGGCGTGGCGATCGAGGACCCGGACGTGGTCGAGGCGATGCGGCACGTGGGGCTGCTTGCTGAGCCCGTGGCTCAATGA